A DNA window from Arachis duranensis cultivar V14167 chromosome 3, aradu.V14167.gnm2.J7QH, whole genome shotgun sequence contains the following coding sequences:
- the LOC107481541 gene encoding annexin D2, giving the protein MATLKVPAQIPSPEDDSEQLRKAFQGWGTDEGLIVKILSHRNSAQRELIRAAYASAHGEDLLTSLDKELSSDFERIVMLWTLGPAERDALLAHEATKKKVTSPNNFILMEIACTRSPLELFKTKQAYQARYKRSIEEDVAYHTSGDFRRLLVPLVSTFRYVGDDVNTTLAKTEAKILHEKIADKAYGDEELIRILTTRSKTQLNATLNHYNNEYGNSITKGAPMKTYLKCFSFRVITDDPDNEYLKLLRSTIKCFIFPEKYFEKVLRLAINKMGTDEWALTRVVTTRAEVDLQRIADEYQRRNSVPLDIAVSNDTSGDYKDMLLALLGREE; this is encoded by the exons ATGGCGACTTTGAAGGTTCCTGCTCAGATTCCTTCTCCGGAAGACGACTCTGAGCAATTGCGCAAAGCTTTTCAAG GATGGGGAACGGACGAAGGACTTATAGTAAAAATCCTGTCTCATAGAAATTCAGCTCAGCGCGAGTTGATTCGTGCAGCTTATGCTTCAGCTCATGGAGAGGATCTTCTTACATCGTTAGACAAAGAACTTTCAAGTGACTTTGAG CGGATTGTGATGTTATGGACTTTGGGTCCTGCTGAGCGCGACGCCCTTTTAGCTCATGAAGCCACCAAGAAAAAAGTGACTTCACCAAACAACTTTATCCTTATGGAAATTGCTTGCACCAGATCTCCACTTGAACTCTTTAAGACAAAGCAAGCATATCAAGCTCGTTACAAACGTTCCATTGAAGAGGATGTTGCTTACCATACTTCTGGGGACTTTCGCAGG TTGTTGGTTCCTCTTGTGAGCACATTCCGTTATGTGGGGGATGATGTGAACACGACATTGGCAAAAACTGAGGCTAAAATACTTCATGAGAAGATTGCAGACAAGGCCTACGGTGATGAGgaattaattaggattttgaCAACAAGGAGTAAGACACAGTTAAATGCAACACTAAATCACTACAACAATGAGTATGGTAATTCCATAACCAAG GGGGCTCCGATGAAAACCTATTTGAAGTGTTTCTCTTT TCGAGTAATAACAGATGATCCGGATAatgaatacctgaaattattgAGATCAACGATTAAGTGTTTTATTTTCCCCGAGAAATATTTTGAGAAAGTTCTAAGGTTGGCAATAAACAAGATGGGAACCGATGAATGGGCCCTTACTAGAGTGGTAACAACCAGAGCTGAGGTTGATTTGCAGCGAATTGCAGATGAATACCAAAGAAGGAATAGCGTTCCTCTGGACATTGCAGTATCCAACGATACTTCTGGAGACTATAAGGACATGCTTCTTGCCCTGTTGGGACGTGAAGAGTAA
- the LOC107481540 gene encoding uncharacterized protein LOC107481540, translating into YLCVCVCLSNCWHYSQPSDKIGEVLRGSQLTEEEEQSLIKMKPRSGYKMNEISGNGIFPASEEGSASEAIDANSNSRTSIRIYKQAPNGVSQISFSTEGSIPPKKPTSLPEVTKQRELSGTLLTEPDSRTKRQISSAKTKELVGNNIFGPALEVVPRSAAPAHTFEMEESKEIGEPFTPNVRTSVEVSDPAGGPSNVSFSEESVNKTSKKLHSQKFAELTGNNIFMEDGPAVSADKPLSSAKLREMTGSDIFADGKAETREYLRGSRRPPGGGSSIALV; encoded by the exons tatttgtgtgtgtgtgtgtgtttgtcaAATTGTTGGCACTATTCACAGCCTTCGGACAAAATAGGAGAGGTTCTCCGCGGGAGCCAGCTCACCGAGGAAGAAGAACAGAGTTTAATCAAGAT GAAACCAAGATCAGGGTACAAAATGAATGAAATTTCTGGAAACGGTATATTTCCGGCCAGTGAGGAAGGTAGCGCATCTGAAGCCATTGATGCAAATTCAAACAGCAGAACAAGCATACGCATATATAAG CAAGCACCGAATGGAGTTAGTCAGATATCATTCAGCACAGAAGGAAGCATCCCTCCTAAGAAACCAACCTCTCTACCTGAGGTAACAAAGCAGCGTGAACTGAGTGGAACGTTGCTAACTGAACCAGACTCAAGGACTAAGAGGCAAATATCAAGCGCCAAGACCAAGGAGCTGGTTGGAAATAATATCTTTGGTCCTGCCCTTGAAGTTGTGCCTCGTTCCGCGGCACCTGCACACACTTtcgaaatggaagaaagcaaagagATAGGAGAACCCTTTACACCAAATGTGCGCACTTCAGTGGAAGTTTCCGAT CCTGCAGGAGGCCCAAGTAATGTCTCATTCAGCGAAGAGTCAGTCAATAAGACATCAAAAAAGCTACATAGCCAGAAGTTTGCAGAACTGACAGGCAACAATATTTTCATGGAAGATGGCCCTGCGGTATCAGCGGATAAGCCCCTGAGCAGTGCTAAACTTAGAGAAATGACCGGGAGTGACATATTCGCAGATGGAAAAGCAGAAACCAGAGAGTATTTAAGAGGTTCTCGCAGACCCCCTGGTGGAGGAAGCAGCATTGCTTTGGTTTGA